ATCTTCTGATTGGGCTGCAAGTTCGTTCAAAACTTTAGGAGTGTCGGAAAGTCCGATTCCTTGTCCTAACCAATCTATGAGAGTTCCAGCGGTTGCAACATAACCTTCTAACATATACGTGGTTTCGCCGTCGATTCTCCAAGCGATCATTGGAAAAAGACCGCGTCTAGAAAGTTTTGCCTTGGGTCCTATGTTAATATCCACAAATGCACCGGAACCTTGGGAAATTTTTACTTCACCCCTTTCAAAACAACAATGACCAAATAGAGCCGCCATCTGATCTCCGATCGAAGCTCGGATTGGAATTGAATGTCCTCCTAAATATTCTGGCGAAGTATGACCGAAGTCTCCGTTGCTATCTTTTACTTCCGGAAATAAATTAGAAGGAATTCCGAAAATGGAAAGAATTGGTTGGTTCCAGATCAATTGAAAAGGATTAAACATTCCCGTAGCAACCGCGTTAGACGAATCTGTAAGATGTTGTTTTTGACCAGTAAGTTTATAAATGAACCAAGTATCTAACGTACCAAAAAGAACTTCACCTTTTTTGCATCTTTGTTTTAGATCCGGATTTTTGTCTAAAATCCATTTTAACCTACAAGTTGCATGATCTGTCGTAAATCGTAACATGGAAGTGGCGATCATCATCGGATGGTTTGTCAATCTTCCTACAAACGTAGATACAACACGGATGATTGTCCAGATCAGGTTTTGATTCATTGCTTCGGCGGTTTTATGAGAACGAACGTCAGCCCAACTGATCAAAGGAATTAATGGTTTCCCTGTGGATTTTTCCCAGAGAAGAAAAGAACCGCGTTGATTACAAATTCCTAATGCGATAATTTCTTTTACAATTTGTTGATTTTTTTGGATCTTTTTTAAAAGAGAAAGAAGGGCCGTCCATAAGATTTCTGGATCGTGTTCTAAAGCCCCTGCTTCTGGAATATTGGGAGGAGTTTTTTCATATTGCCTTTCGACTATATTACCTTTTTGATCTAATAAAAACGCACGAATTCCGCTTCCCCCGCTGTCGATGGAAAGGACGTATTTGCCCTGTGAATTAGCCATTCGAATCTCCGAAGTTTTTTCAATAATGGAATGAGAAATTAAAAGGTTAAGTAATAGAAGTAGCGGGTTTCTGTCTATTTCTTTCCGAATGATGTTTTCAACTGGATTGAAATTTAATTTTTGTATAAAAGTAGGTCATCACACAAATGAGACTCTATTTTAAATCTGTCTCAAAACTTGTACAGAAATTATAATAACGTAAATTTTGCGTAAGAAAATGAGAAAGACTTTTCTAAAAGTATGAGTTCCCACAATTTTAGAATCTGTTCGTAAAATTGTGATTTGCAGTAGTTCCCACATCATTTTCAACGAAAACTCTTATAACAAATAATCAATTGGTAAAGAGACTTAACTTGTGGGAACTACTGCAAATTAAAAAAGAATTTCTCTAAGATGAGAAAGAATTTCCTGATTGTTCGTCATTGTAATATCTTTTCCCATCTTATGAAAGATCATAGACTGGGATCTTCGATCCATCTTATCTAAGAGCATTCCGAGAAATCTGGGTTCTGAGAC
This genomic window from Leptospira kirschneri serovar Cynopteri str. 3522 CT contains:
- a CDS encoding glycerol kinase 5, whose product is MANSQGKYVLSIDSGGSGIRAFLLDQKGNIVERQYEKTPPNIPEAGALEHDPEILWTALLSLLKKIQKNQQIVKEIIALGICNQRGSFLLWEKSTGKPLIPLISWADVRSHKTAEAMNQNLIWTIIRVVSTFVGRLTNHPMMIATSMLRFTTDHATCRLKWILDKNPDLKQRCKKGEVLFGTLDTWFIYKLTGQKQHLTDSSNAVATGMFNPFQLIWNQPILSIFGIPSNLFPEVKDSNGDFGHTSPEYLGGHSIPIRASIGDQMAALFGHCCFERGEVKISQGSGAFVDINIGPKAKLSRRGLFPMIAWRIDGETTYMLEGYVATAGTLIDWLGQGIGLSDTPKVLNELAAQSEDTEGVVFIPTPTGARFPYFNPRAKASVIGLSLASHRRHVARAVLEGISLSLYEILEGIQQDTKVEIKDIKVDGGVSQSDILLQCLSDFSNVRVDRSPEPDMTATGTAYLAGLAVGFWKSLDELKNLQKGYKSFEPKMDSTKRVQKIQRWKKAVSATLSIE